One window of the Herbiconiux sp. L3-i23 genome contains the following:
- a CDS encoding D-alanine--D-alanine ligase, giving the protein MPTPARRAFVLAGGISHEREVSLRSGRRVADALTSAGWHVEILEPDAGLLGRITDERPDVVWPALHGASGEDGALRALLATTGVPFVGSDHRAARLAWDKPVAKTVVANAGGVTPIGVALSRDSFRELGAPSVLEVVRRSFPMPLVVKPARGGSSQGVTIVRDADALSRAMVEAYTYGDDALVEQFVPGVEIAVGVIDTADGARALPAVEIAPVDGEYDFEARYNAGETRFYTPARISEAAATSASELALLAHRSLGLRHLSRVDMIVGEDGKVWFLEANVFPGLTETSTVPQAIRATGAQLADVYSRIAESAITNL; this is encoded by the coding sequence ATGCCAACACCTGCACGTCGCGCCTTCGTCCTCGCCGGCGGGATCTCGCACGAGCGCGAGGTCTCGTTGCGCTCCGGCCGTCGAGTCGCCGACGCTCTGACGAGCGCCGGTTGGCACGTCGAGATCCTCGAGCCCGACGCCGGACTCCTCGGACGCATCACCGACGAGCGCCCTGACGTCGTATGGCCAGCACTGCACGGCGCGAGCGGCGAGGACGGCGCCCTCCGCGCGCTACTCGCGACCACCGGCGTCCCCTTCGTCGGCTCCGATCACCGCGCCGCTCGGCTGGCGTGGGACAAGCCGGTCGCGAAGACCGTCGTCGCGAACGCCGGGGGAGTGACGCCCATCGGTGTCGCGCTCTCGCGGGACAGCTTCCGTGAACTCGGTGCCCCGTCGGTGCTCGAGGTCGTGCGTCGCAGCTTCCCGATGCCGCTCGTCGTCAAGCCCGCCCGCGGCGGATCCTCGCAAGGCGTCACCATCGTCCGGGACGCCGATGCGCTCTCCCGCGCGATGGTCGAGGCGTACACCTACGGCGACGACGCGCTGGTGGAGCAGTTCGTCCCGGGAGTCGAGATCGCGGTCGGCGTGATCGACACGGCAGACGGCGCACGCGCGCTGCCGGCGGTCGAGATCGCGCCGGTCGACGGTGAGTACGACTTCGAGGCTCGCTACAACGCGGGGGAGACCCGCTTCTACACTCCGGCCCGTATCTCCGAAGCAGCGGCCACCTCGGCGTCGGAGCTGGCGTTGCTGGCGCACCGGAGCCTGGGGCTGCGACATCTCTCCCGAGTGGACATGATCGTCGGCGAAGACGGCAAGGTCTGGTTCCTCGAAGCGAACGTCTTCCCCGGTCTCACCGAAACATCGACAGTGCCGCAGGCGATCAGAGCGACCGGTGCTCAGCTCGCCGACGTCTACAGCCGTATCGCGGAGTCGGCCATCACGAACCTGTGA
- a CDS encoding ParB/RepB/Spo0J family partition protein produces the protein MATPKRTGLGRGIGALIPTSDEGAARPVDVFFPSSDKAASEPGEQLVAVPGARLASIPVDEIRPNALQPRKEFDPEALDELVISVRENGVLQPIVVRASVEGDSKYELVMGERRLRASKRAGLRTIPAVVRETSDDAMLQDALLENLHRSQLNPLEEASAYQQLLADFGITQDQLATRIGRSRPQITNTIRLLRLPEPVQRRVASGVLTAGHARAILSLGDDEQAMTELADKIVNEDLSVRATEATASREAKPKKATTAAGKRHAQLDEIGERLGDRLDTRVKVTLGANRGRVVIDFATVADLNRILRELGDDGFPA, from the coding sequence ATGGCAACACCGAAGCGAACCGGCCTCGGCCGCGGAATCGGCGCCCTCATCCCCACCAGCGACGAAGGTGCAGCGCGCCCGGTCGACGTGTTCTTCCCCTCCTCGGACAAGGCGGCCTCGGAGCCGGGCGAGCAGCTCGTGGCGGTGCCGGGTGCTCGCCTCGCCAGCATTCCCGTCGACGAGATCCGCCCGAACGCGTTGCAGCCGCGCAAGGAGTTCGACCCTGAGGCGCTCGATGAGCTGGTCATCTCGGTGCGCGAGAACGGTGTGCTTCAGCCGATCGTCGTCCGGGCCAGCGTCGAAGGCGACTCGAAGTACGAGCTGGTCATGGGCGAGCGTCGCCTCCGCGCATCGAAGCGCGCGGGTCTGCGCACCATCCCCGCGGTCGTGCGCGAGACCTCCGACGACGCGATGCTGCAGGACGCTCTACTCGAGAACCTGCACCGCTCGCAGTTGAATCCCCTCGAAGAGGCTTCGGCGTATCAGCAGCTGCTCGCCGACTTCGGGATCACTCAGGATCAGCTGGCCACGCGCATCGGTCGTTCGCGGCCGCAGATCACCAACACCATCCGCCTGCTTCGCCTTCCGGAGCCGGTGCAGCGTCGCGTCGCCTCCGGCGTGCTGACGGCGGGTCACGCGCGCGCGATCCTCTCCCTCGGAGACGACGAGCAGGCGATGACCGAGCTGGCCGACAAGATCGTCAACGAGGATCTGTCCGTGCGAGCGACCGAGGCGACCGCGTCACGGGAGGCGAAGCCGAAGAAGGCGACGACCGCTGCCGGCAAGCGGCATGCGCAGCTCGATGAGATCGGCGAGCGACTCGGCGATCGTCTCGACACCCGGGTGAAGGTCACGCTCGGTGCGAATCGCGGTCGTGTGGTCATCGACTTCGCCACCGTCGCCGACCTCAACCGCATCCTCCGCGAACTCGGCGACGACGGCTTCCCGGCCTGA
- a CDS encoding ParA family protein, whose amino-acid sequence MKQSDSGALGAASPAAFDSSTPLARELADITRRRQALEVGTLPKPAETRIFTVANQKGGVGKTTTTVNLAAALARSGARVLVIDLDPQGNASTALGVEHRADTVSVYDVIVNDASIDEVVQRSPEFPGLFCVPATIHLAGAEIELVSLVAREQRLRTALHAYLEEDGMYDYVFIDCPPSLGLLTINAFVAAREVLIPIQCEYYALEGLSQLLRNIELIERHLNPRLRVSTILLTMYDARTNLANQVAQDVREHFPKETLATIIPRSVRISEAPSYGQSVISYDTNSPGSLSYLEAAAEIARRGATS is encoded by the coding sequence GTGAAACAATCCGATTCCGGCGCGCTCGGTGCTGCCTCCCCCGCTGCTTTCGACAGCAGTACACCGCTTGCTCGCGAGCTCGCCGATATCACCCGGCGCCGTCAGGCTCTCGAGGTCGGGACGCTGCCGAAGCCGGCTGAGACGCGCATCTTCACCGTCGCGAACCAGAAGGGCGGCGTCGGTAAGACGACCACCACCGTCAATCTCGCGGCAGCGCTTGCGCGCTCGGGCGCCCGCGTGCTGGTGATCGACCTCGATCCGCAGGGCAACGCGTCGACCGCGCTCGGAGTCGAGCACCGGGCCGACACGGTGAGCGTGTACGACGTGATCGTCAACGACGCCTCCATCGACGAGGTCGTGCAGCGCAGCCCCGAGTTCCCCGGTTTGTTCTGTGTTCCGGCGACCATTCACCTGGCCGGCGCAGAGATCGAACTCGTCTCACTGGTCGCCCGCGAGCAGCGTTTGCGCACCGCCCTGCATGCTTACCTCGAAGAGGATGGCATGTACGACTACGTCTTCATTGACTGCCCGCCGTCGCTCGGTCTGCTCACGATCAACGCGTTCGTCGCCGCACGCGAGGTGCTCATTCCGATCCAGTGCGAGTACTACGCACTCGAAGGGCTGAGCCAGCTCCTGCGCAACATCGAGCTGATCGAACGGCACCTCAACCCGCGTCTGCGGGTGTCGACCATTCTGCTCACGATGTACGACGCGCGAACCAACCTCGCCAACCAGGTCGCACAGGATGTGCGCGAGCACTTCCCGAAGGAGACGCTGGCGACGATCATCCCGCGGTCCGTGCGCATCTCGGAGGCTCCGAGCTACGGCCAGAGCGTGATCAGCTACGACACCAACTCCCCCGGCTCGCTGTCCTATCTCGAGGCCGCAGCCGAAATCGCACGACGAGGAGCAACATCCTGA
- the rsmG gene encoding 16S rRNA (guanine(527)-N(7))-methyltransferase RsmG encodes MFGERIDVARGFTDNLADQGELRGLIGPLELPRLWSRHVLNSALLAPLMQGSVADIGSGGGLPGLVLAIARPDVHFTLVEPMERRTDWLSEQVQSLGLENVDVRRARAEDLGVSRSFDVVTARAVGALSKLIPITAPLVRPGGELVLLKGAAVDQEVAKAAKVISRHRLSDPRVEVLGDGTPIESTRVFRARVD; translated from the coding sequence ATGTTCGGCGAGCGGATCGACGTCGCGCGCGGCTTCACCGATAACCTCGCCGATCAGGGTGAGCTCCGCGGTTTGATCGGTCCCCTCGAACTCCCCCGACTCTGGTCGCGGCACGTTCTCAACTCCGCCCTCCTCGCCCCGCTGATGCAGGGCTCTGTAGCGGATATCGGCAGCGGTGGCGGACTGCCCGGTCTCGTACTAGCCATCGCGCGACCCGACGTGCACTTCACGTTGGTGGAACCGATGGAGCGTCGCACCGACTGGTTGAGCGAGCAGGTGCAGTCGCTCGGACTCGAGAACGTCGACGTGCGTCGAGCGCGCGCCGAAGACCTCGGGGTCAGCCGCTCCTTCGATGTCGTCACCGCCCGGGCCGTCGGCGCGCTGTCCAAGCTCATTCCGATCACCGCTCCCCTGGTTCGCCCGGGTGGTGAGCTGGTGCTTCTGAAAGGCGCGGCAGTGGACCAGGAGGTCGCGAAAGCCGCCAAGGTCATCTCCCGCCACCGCCTGTCCGATCCTCGCGTGGAAGTGCTGGGCGACGGAACGCCGATCGAGTCGACGCGGGTGTTCAGAGCTAGAGTGGACTGA